In Fusarium oxysporum f. sp. lycopersici 4287 chromosome 2, whole genome shotgun sequence, a genomic segment contains:
- a CDS encoding hypothetical protein (At least one base has a quality score < 10), which yields MGGSDEEKEKERKRDIVGDFLKKNLNKGEIALKHAVGLGSQPNVVPVTQPVVDGPRRPVEVGMASLSAASPEKCIGAVLVGDYAHQLWMVSLSIRPLEMRFGAHVEQDENFDVIYTNAKIERDEWRTFPVGETRFNDDALRRAGESVIQSIRERQSHLQPHNEQLPDVRPPAPRRH from the exons ATGGGTGGCTCGgacgaagagaaggagaaagagcGCAAGAGGGATATAGTGGGAGACTTTCT GAAAAAGAACTTGAATAAGGGTGAAATAGCATTGAAGCATGCAGTGGGTCTCGGAAGTCAGCCCAATGTCGTCCCTGTAACTCAGCCTGTTGTCGATGGACCACGTCGGCCTGTGGAGGTTGGGATGGCATCCCTGTCGGCCGCTTCGCCGGAAAAATG CATTGGGGCTGTTCTCGTTGGTGACTATGCTCATCAGCTATGGATGGTGAGTCTGAGCATCAGGCCCCTTGAAATGAGATTTGGAGCTCATGTGGAACAGGATGAGAACTTTGATGTGATCTACACAAATGCAAAGATTGAACGAGACGAGTGGCGGACATTTCCAGTTGGAGAGACGCGCTTCAATGATGATGCGTTAAGGCGAGCTG GCGAATCAGTGATCCAAAGCATCAGGGAGAGGCAGTCCCACTTACAACCTCATAACGAACAATTGCCAGACGTACGtcctccagctcctcgacGCCATTAA
- a CDS encoding hypothetical protein (At least one base has a quality score < 10), with product MTQSANIGHGTARPYIGKSRQFKRSRTGCLNCRHRKKKCSEEKPQCRGCSRNNLHCAWPQDVNEKAITSPPLPKNPIASTDERPSPGVDGPSPSSSEVALTTSIWNGPSGSFLGSRRSCTLKRESLLLLQHYITTTASMLPMPLKGNPFLSEIIPIASVDDMVMHGVLVISGAHMNFGNMSSGPIGEATLDHYSTLIRQLVIEVSDHKGSCVNKLARLLLVLVMLCHFEAISGETDGAMFRHLGASREIIAEIESRQLADPLGSDSETLYVLGLELYAYLIFVNCLTPYGLLQERQFSLDSFITSPSSLASYSTFGIMFAGLHDLFALIPQISLLFRDRLIEQESGIIEPSIACVELHTQLERCLKDWNLSQNDLVSRFPTDDCNRDLSKVTKILQLGIEIYLIASMQGSSVVNPKIVCQLQSYVDDILDLGLDLHYSQWSSILLWPIVISGSCSIQRQQQEHLANALRESKYRMNHVTRTIGLLHRLWGNPDPLIYGPYGLYLTISQSDTTFSII from the exons ATGACACAGTCGGCTAATATTGGCCATGGCACTGCGAGGCCCTACATCGGAAAGTCAAGACAATTCAAGCGGTCTAGAACCGGCTGTCTTAACTGCCGAcatcgaaagaagaagtgCAGCGAGGAGAAACCACAATGCCGCGGCTGCAGTCGGAATAATCTCCACTGCGCTTGGCCACAAGACGTGAACGAGAAAGCTATCACGTCTCCGCCTCTGCCCAAGAATCCCATAGCCAGCACAGATGAGAGGCCGTCACCCGGTGTAGATGGTccgtcgccatcatcatctgaagTTGCCCTCACAACTAGCATTTGGAATGGGCCCTCTGGCTCTTTCTTGGGTTCGAGGCGATCATGTACTCTCAAAAGagaatctcttcttctcttaCAGCATTACATCACAACCACGGCTTCCATGCTTCCAATGCCCCTCAAGGGGAACCCGTTTCTCTCGGAAATCATCCCCATTGCTTCAGTGGACGACATGGTAATGCACGGTGTGTTGGTCATTAGTGGAGCACACATGAACTTTGGGAACATGTCCTCCGGGCCTATTGGCGAGGCAACCCTAGACCATTACAGCACGTTAATTCGTCAACTCGTCATCGAGGTCTCGGACCATAAAGGTTCCTGTGTGAACAAGCTGGCCCGTTTGCTGCttgtcttggtgatgttgtgTCACTTCGAG GCTATCTCTGGAGAAACAGACGGAGCAATGTTTCGCCATCTTGGTGCGAGCCGAGAGATAATTGCCGAGATAGAAAGTCGTCAGCTGGCAGATCCCTTGGGATCTGATTCAGAGACTCTTTatgttcttggcctcgagCTATACGCCTATCTCATCTTCGTGAACTGCCTCACTCCGTACGGCCTGCTCCAAGAGCGCCAGTTCTCCCTTGACTCTTTCATCACCTCACCCAGCAGCCTGGCTAGCTACAGCACGTTTGGGATCATGTTCGCTGGCCTCCATGATCTCTTTGCGCTGATACCACAGATATCACTGCTATTTCGTGATCGACTGATCGAGCAAGAGTCCGGAATCATCGAACCCTCAATTGCTTGCGTTGAGTTACACACTCAACTGGAGCGATGTCTCAAAGACTGGAATCTCTCTCAAAACGATCTGGTTTCGCGATTCCCAACCGATGACTGCAACCGTGACCTGAGCAAAGTTACCAAGATCCTTCAGCTGGGTATCGAGATATACCTGATCGCATCCATGCAAGGGTCATCCGTAGTAAATCCAAAGATTGTCTGCCAACTTCAGAGTTATGTCGATGACATCCTAGACTTAGGACTTGATTTACACTACTCTCAATGGTCCTCAATACTGCTGTGGCCTATTGTCATTTCTGGTTCTTGTTCTATCCAAAgacagcagcaagaacatCTTGCAAATGCTTTACGAGAATCTAAATACCGTATGAACCATGTTACAAGGACTATTGGTTTACTCCATCGACTTTGGGGTAACCCTGATCCTCTGATATATGGACCTTATGGCCTTTACCTTACAATCTCGCAAAGTGATACTACATtctctattatatag